From Rubidibacter lacunae KORDI 51-2, a single genomic window includes:
- the serA gene encoding phosphoglycerate dehydrogenase, giving the protein MAKVLVSDPIDQAGIDILSQVAQVDYKPKLPLDELVAIIPSYDALMVRSGTKVTAEVIEAGTELKIIGRAGVGVDNIDVPIATRRGIVVVNSPEGNTIAAAEHTIAMMLSLSRMIPDANQSVQAEQWDRKRFVGAEVYKKNLGIVGLGKIGSHVAAIARAMGMRLLAYDPFISLERADQLGCRLVDLDLLFSESDYITLHVPKTPETENLIDADALAKMKPTTRIVNCSRGGIINEDALAAAVTAGTIAGAALDVYATEPLGASKLRGLGPNVILTPHLGASTAEAQVNVATDVAEQIRDVLLGLPARSAVNIPGLNPSVLEQMRPFLQLAETLGNLVGQLAGGRIDQLTVRLQGELASSQSQPLVVASLKGLLSQALRERVNYVNASIEAKERGIRVIETKDASVHDYSGSLSLEAHGSLGAHSVTGVLLGDNEIRVTSVNGFPVNVPPSNYMLFTLHRDMPGIIGKIGSLLGSFNVNIASMQVGRKIVRGEAVMVLSLDDPLPDGVLSEITKVEGIRDAYTVKL; this is encoded by the coding sequence ATGGCCAAGGTTCTCGTGTCCGACCCCATCGACCAGGCGGGTATCGACATCCTCTCGCAGGTCGCTCAAGTAGATTACAAGCCGAAGCTGCCGCTCGACGAACTCGTTGCCATCATTCCGTCATACGACGCGCTCATGGTGCGCTCGGGTACCAAGGTGACTGCTGAGGTCATTGAAGCCGGTACCGAACTGAAAATCATCGGGCGGGCGGGGGTCGGTGTCGATAACATTGACGTCCCGATTGCAACTCGCCGCGGGATCGTTGTTGTCAACTCCCCCGAAGGTAATACCATTGCGGCAGCCGAGCATACGATCGCGATGATGCTGTCGCTGTCGCGCATGATTCCCGACGCCAACCAGTCGGTCCAAGCAGAGCAGTGGGACCGTAAGCGCTTCGTGGGTGCAGAAGTCTACAAGAAAAACCTCGGCATTGTTGGACTGGGCAAAATTGGCTCCCACGTTGCCGCGATCGCCCGGGCCATGGGCATGCGACTGCTAGCGTACGATCCCTTCATCTCCCTCGAGCGCGCCGATCAACTCGGCTGCCGCTTGGTCGATTTGGACTTGCTCTTCAGCGAATCGGATTACATCACCCTCCACGTGCCGAAAACCCCGGAAACGGAAAACTTGATCGACGCGGACGCCCTGGCGAAAATGAAGCCGACAACCCGCATTGTGAACTGCTCGCGCGGCGGCATCATCAATGAAGATGCGCTGGCCGCAGCAGTAACAGCCGGCACGATCGCGGGTGCGGCGCTGGATGTATATGCAACCGAACCGCTCGGCGCATCGAAGCTGCGCGGGCTCGGTCCCAACGTCATCCTGACCCCGCACTTGGGCGCGTCTACGGCCGAGGCCCAAGTGAACGTCGCCACGGACGTGGCCGAGCAAATCCGCGACGTACTGCTCGGGCTACCCGCGCGATCGGCAGTCAATATTCCTGGACTCAACCCCAGCGTGCTCGAACAGATGCGTCCGTTCCTGCAGCTAGCCGAAACCCTGGGCAACCTCGTAGGGCAACTAGCCGGCGGTCGCATCGACCAACTCACCGTTCGCCTGCAAGGCGAGCTGGCAAGCAGCCAAAGCCAACCGCTCGTGGTTGCATCCCTGAAAGGGTTGCTCTCTCAGGCCTTGCGCGAGCGCGTTAATTATGTCAACGCCAGCATCGAAGCCAAAGAACGGGGGATTCGCGTGATCGAAACCAAAGATGCTTCGGTTCACGATTACTCCGGTTCGCTCAGCCTTGAAGCCCACGGCAGCTTGGGAGCTCATTCAGTGACGGGCGTGCTGCTGGGCGACAACGAAATCCGCGTTACCAGCGTCAATGGCTTCCCGGTCAACGTTCCGCCGAGCAACTATATGCTCTTTACCTTGCACCGCGACATGCCAGGGATCATCGGGAAAATCGGCTCGTTGCTGGGCAGCTTCAACGTCAACATCGCCAGCATGCAGGTCGGGCGCAAAATCGTGCGCGGCGAAGCCGTGATGGTATTGAGCTTGGACGATCCGCTGCCGGATGGCGTGCTATCCGAGATTACAAAGGTGGAAGGCATTCGCGATGCCTACACGGTGAAGCTGTAA
- the prmA gene encoding 50S ribosomal protein L11 methyltransferase, with protein sequence MGNSWWEIEVICDRDLEDALYWRLERFGCRGTASTDWGMDRAVRAYLPAVQAQLLDLSALALWLQQDAAMMEFEPPDVRWRLIDDEDWARSWQKYWQPLEVGDRFLICPAWLTPPETDRLTIRLDPGAAFGTGTHPTTQLCLEGIEMRLPPGHSGGTIADIGCGSGILSIACLLSGATQVYAVDTDPLAPAAAISNAALNDLAPDRLIAEQGSIERLIQLVPEECDGIVCNIIAETVLELIPHFNAIAKPRCWGAIGGILIDRASDISVALQKHGWQVGALWRRGNWCSFNIRHRQD encoded by the coding sequence ATGGGCAATAGCTGGTGGGAAATTGAAGTCATCTGCGATCGCGATCTAGAAGACGCGCTCTACTGGCGGCTCGAACGCTTTGGTTGCCGGGGAACGGCAAGTACGGACTGGGGCATGGATCGGGCGGTGCGTGCTTACCTGCCGGCAGTCCAAGCCCAGTTATTGGACTTGTCGGCTCTGGCCCTGTGGCTGCAGCAAGATGCTGCCATGATGGAGTTCGAGCCGCCGGACGTGCGCTGGCGGCTGATCGACGACGAAGACTGGGCGCGCAGCTGGCAAAAGTATTGGCAGCCCCTCGAGGTGGGCGATCGCTTCTTGATTTGCCCGGCGTGGCTGACACCCCCCGAGACCGACCGCCTGACAATCCGTCTGGATCCGGGAGCGGCTTTCGGGACGGGCACCCATCCGACTACGCAGTTGTGTTTGGAAGGCATCGAGATGCGCCTGCCGCCGGGGCACTCGGGCGGCACGATCGCGGATATTGGCTGCGGCTCGGGAATTTTGTCGATCGCCTGTTTGCTATCGGGAGCGACGCAGGTGTATGCCGTGGATACGGACCCATTGGCACCGGCAGCGGCGATTAGTAATGCCGCACTGAACGACCTCGCTCCCGATCGCCTGATCGCCGAGCAGGGCAGCATCGAGCGCTTGATCCAGCTGGTACCCGAGGAGTGCGACGGCATAGTCTGCAACATCATTGCCGAGACGGTGCTGGAATTGATCCCGCACTTCAACGCGATCGCCAAGCCGCGCTGCTGGGGCGCGATCGGCGGCATCTTGATCGATCGAGCTAGCGACATTTCGGTTGCTTTGCAGAAACACGGCTGGCAGGTTGGGGCGCTCTGGCGCCGGGGTAATTGGTGCAGTTTTAACATTCGCCACCGTCAGGATTAG
- the nadC gene encoding carboxylating nicotinate-nucleotide diphosphorylase → MLPPWIALEPLLRAWLLEDVGRGDRATSGILSGSARPGQAAWIAKEAGVVAGLPIAARAFQLLDPDARLQVLVGEGETCERGQAIAEIEGSLEALLTGERVALNVAMRASGIATRTRQFVARIADLPSRLTDTRKTTPGLRAIEKYATQVGGALNHRCGLDDAAMIKDNHIRAAGGIAAAVAAVRATLPYPLTVEVETSTLGEVKDAIAAGADIIMLDNMSVEQMRTAVERIRTDAPRTAIEASGNVTLETIRAIATTGVDFISSSAPITRSTWLDLSMQLR, encoded by the coding sequence GTGCTGCCGCCGTGGATCGCGCTCGAACCGCTATTGCGGGCGTGGTTGCTGGAGGATGTGGGGCGCGGCGATCGCGCCACCAGCGGAATCTTGTCCGGGTCCGCGCGGCCGGGGCAAGCAGCGTGGATTGCTAAAGAAGCCGGTGTGGTGGCAGGGTTACCGATCGCGGCGCGGGCCTTCCAACTGCTCGATCCTGACGCGCGTCTGCAAGTACTGGTGGGCGAGGGCGAGACCTGCGAGCGCGGGCAGGCGATCGCCGAAATCGAAGGGTCCCTGGAGGCGCTGCTGACGGGCGAGCGCGTGGCGCTGAATGTGGCGATGCGCGCAAGCGGCATTGCCACGCGAACGCGGCAGTTCGTGGCGCGGATTGCGGATTTGCCATCGCGGCTGACCGACACGCGCAAAACTACGCCGGGGCTGCGGGCGATTGAAAAGTACGCAACGCAGGTGGGCGGGGCGCTCAACCATCGCTGCGGTCTCGACGATGCCGCGATGATCAAAGACAATCACATTCGCGCGGCGGGAGGCATCGCCGCAGCTGTGGCCGCCGTCCGGGCAACACTGCCCTATCCGCTAACGGTTGAAGTGGAAACCTCGACGCTGGGGGAAGTGAAGGACGCGATCGCGGCCGGGGCGGACATCATCATGCTGGACAATATGTCGGTAGAGCAGATGCGTACGGCAGTCGAACGCATTCGGACGGACGCCCCAAGGACGGCGATTGAGGCGTCGGGGAACGTGACGCTGGAGACGATTCGCGCGATCGCGACAACAGGCGTAGATTTCATCTCCAGCAGCGCGCCGATTACGCGCTCGACGTGGCTGGACTTGAGCATGCAGTTGCGGTGA
- a CDS encoding YciI family protein, translated as MPKYVMWGNYCEDVLEKRAPYRQAHLDGLTAQKERGVLVTIGPTKDLAQVFGIYDAPDEATVRQLVEADPYWQNGIWTSYEVKEWIQAF; from the coding sequence ATGCCGAAATACGTGATGTGGGGCAACTATTGCGAGGACGTGCTGGAGAAGCGCGCGCCGTATCGCCAAGCCCACTTAGACGGACTGACAGCTCAGAAAGAACGGGGCGTTCTGGTCACGATCGGACCGACGAAGGACCTCGCGCAGGTCTTCGGCATTTACGACGCTCCCGACGAAGCAACTGTACGCCAGCTCGTTGAAGCCGATCCTTACTGGCAAAACGGCATTTGGACCAGTTACGAGGTTAAAGAATGGATTCAGGCATTTTAA
- the nagA gene encoding N-acetylglucosamine-6-phosphate deacetylase: MVVTPAREIWVSAARLSDRAGLYQIAICAGRITAIVPQDYTPQPAAIDLGGDWLSLGGVDLQINGALGLPFPNLTPDRLPQLQAICEYLWQQGIDAFLPTLVTSPIASMRQAIATIAAFLETPQLPGQAQILGVHLEGPFLNPDKRGAHPQQHLQPLTLANLQHLLDDLPPVVKLITLAPELDPTGEAIAYLQDRGIAVSLGHSQATAAETKTAGDRGATMVTHAFNAMPRLHHREPGLLGAALTDPRFWCGCIADGQHICPTMLEILVRAGRDRLFLVSDALAPLGLGDGDYPWDSRVVTVRDGTAHLEDGTLAGTTLPLLVGTQNLARWGICDPGAAIALATNAPRAALGLPGLAIGQPAMLLRWSWDARLRTLTWQRLQLARPEP; encoded by the coding sequence ATGGTCGTCACCCCCGCTCGCGAGATTTGGGTGAGCGCTGCTCGCCTCAGCGATCGCGCCGGACTTTACCAAATTGCGATCTGCGCCGGTCGCATCACCGCGATCGTACCCCAAGACTACACCCCGCAGCCCGCAGCGATCGACCTCGGCGGCGATTGGCTGTCCCTCGGCGGCGTAGATCTGCAAATCAACGGCGCGCTCGGCTTGCCCTTCCCGAACCTGACGCCCGATCGACTCCCGCAACTGCAGGCGATCTGTGAATATCTCTGGCAACAGGGCATCGATGCGTTCTTGCCGACTCTTGTTACCAGCCCGATCGCGTCAATGCGCCAGGCGATCGCTACCATCGCCGCCTTCCTAGAAACCCCGCAACTGCCCGGACAAGCGCAAATCCTCGGCGTCCACCTCGAAGGTCCGTTCCTCAACCCCGACAAGCGTGGCGCGCACCCGCAGCAACACCTGCAGCCGTTAACCCTCGCCAACCTGCAGCATCTGCTCGACGACCTGCCCCCCGTCGTCAAACTCATCACCCTCGCCCCCGAACTCGACCCCACCGGCGAGGCAATCGCCTACCTGCAAGATCGCGGCATCGCCGTCAGCCTCGGGCACTCCCAAGCCACCGCTGCCGAAACCAAAACTGCCGGCGATCGCGGGGCGACCATGGTCACCCATGCCTTCAATGCCATGCCCCGCCTGCACCACCGCGAGCCCGGCTTGCTCGGCGCAGCCTTGACCGACCCCCGCTTTTGGTGCGGCTGCATCGCCGACGGTCAACACATCTGCCCGACAATGCTAGAGATTCTGGTGCGGGCGGGACGCGATCGCCTTTTCCTGGTCAGCGACGCCCTGGCACCGCTCGGTTTGGGCGACGGCGACTATCCCTGGGACTCGCGGGTGGTAACCGTCCGCGACGGCACCGCCCACCTCGAAGACGGCACCCTAGCCGGCACGACCCTGCCGCTGCTGGTCGGCACGCAAAACCTCGCGCGCTGGGGCATCTGCGACCCTGGAGCCGCGATCGCTCTCGCCACCAATGCCCCGCGTGCGGCCTTGGGTTTGCCCGGTCTCGCGATCGGACAGCCAGCAATGCTCTTGCGCTGGAGTTGGGACGCGCGATTGCGAACCCTGACGTGGCAGCGACTGCAGTTAGCCCGTCCGGAGCCCTAG
- a CDS encoding cation-translocating P-type ATPase has translation MTSIQPPATDTASAWHALSAQDTCFCLNSNSCTGLAAEEVARRSRIYGPNRLEEKRLRTKWAICFEQFKNVMLVLLIVVAIASGILDAVEMRAGTFDGVPFKDTVAILTIVILNGLLGYLQESRAEKALAALRQLSAPKVRVLRDNKTAELDAAELVPGDIVWLEAGTQLAADARLLVAAHLQVRESALTGEATPVLKSATAVLDEDAALGDRINLVFAGTEVLQGRGQAIVINTGKHTELGRIAELLESVETAQTPLQRRMTQLGNALVVGSMLLVALTIGIGVLRTGWGRLLELIEVSLSMAVAVVPEGLPAAITVTLAIGTQRMVRRKALIRRLPAVETLGSVNTICSDKTGTLTQNKMVVQEVAIACGAFHVTGEGYAPSGKFVLGEEAIAPAQYPDLQALLVAGVLCNDATLQFSGAQDDRAPDTSGERGEWQVFGDPTEGALLVLGAKAGFANPTLDGRYQRLSEFPFDSERKRMSAICRATDADVPRSEQALVLFAKGSPESLLARCTVYQAGEDAIALDERERDRILAANADMADRGLRVLGFAYKPLDVEPADADAAETDLVWLGLAGMMDAARPEARPAVDRCIAAGIRPVMITGDHPLTAHAIAQQLGIARPGDQVLTGPELAKMSDGDLKAAVDRTSVYARVSPEHKLRIVEALQQRGCFVAMTGDGVNDAPALKRADIGIAMGITGTDVSKEASDMVLLDDNFATIVAATEEGRVVYDNIRRFIKYILGSNVGEVLTIAAAPLIGLGDVPLVPLQILWMNLVTDGLPALALAVEPANPDIMKRSPFDPGESIFARGLGWYIIRVGIVFALFTIVLMSWSYGQAQGSANPESWKTMVFTTLCIAQMGHAIAVRSDKPAFEMNPFSNPYLLAAVSITTVLQLMLVYVPPLQAFFGTHRLSLVQLGICLGFSTLVFVWVELEKLFLRWWRSRRRLRA, from the coding sequence GTGACTTCCATCCAGCCGCCTGCGACCGACACTGCCAGTGCCTGGCACGCGCTTTCCGCCCAAGATACCTGCTTTTGCCTCAACAGCAACTCATGCACTGGACTGGCTGCAGAGGAAGTCGCACGTCGGTCCCGCATTTACGGACCCAACCGCCTCGAAGAAAAACGGCTCAGAACTAAATGGGCGATTTGCTTCGAGCAGTTCAAAAACGTCATGTTGGTGTTGCTGATCGTCGTGGCGATCGCCTCCGGCATTCTGGATGCCGTGGAAATGCGGGCGGGGACCTTCGATGGCGTGCCCTTCAAAGACACGGTTGCGATCCTGACTATCGTCATCCTCAACGGCCTCCTCGGTTACCTACAAGAGAGCCGCGCGGAAAAAGCTTTGGCTGCACTGCGGCAACTATCCGCACCCAAAGTGCGGGTGCTGCGCGATAACAAAACCGCAGAACTCGATGCCGCAGAGTTAGTCCCGGGTGACATCGTCTGGCTGGAAGCCGGCACGCAACTGGCGGCCGACGCTCGCCTGCTCGTGGCGGCACACTTGCAGGTGCGCGAATCGGCACTCACGGGCGAGGCGACGCCCGTTCTTAAATCCGCCACCGCCGTCCTCGACGAAGATGCCGCGCTTGGCGATCGCATCAACCTCGTGTTCGCCGGGACGGAAGTGCTGCAAGGGCGGGGTCAGGCGATCGTTATCAATACCGGCAAGCACACGGAACTCGGCCGCATTGCCGAACTGCTGGAGTCGGTAGAAACAGCACAAACGCCGCTGCAGCGGCGCATGACGCAGTTGGGCAATGCGTTGGTGGTCGGGTCGATGTTACTGGTGGCGCTGACGATCGGCATCGGCGTATTGCGGACGGGGTGGGGACGCTTGCTGGAGCTGATTGAAGTGTCTTTGAGTATGGCGGTTGCCGTCGTGCCAGAAGGGCTGCCCGCTGCCATCACGGTGACGCTGGCGATCGGAACGCAGCGGATGGTCCGTCGCAAAGCCCTGATTCGCCGCCTACCGGCCGTGGAAACCCTGGGTTCGGTCAATACAATTTGCTCCGACAAAACCGGCACGCTGACCCAAAACAAGATGGTCGTCCAAGAAGTGGCGATCGCGTGCGGAGCCTTCCACGTCACGGGTGAGGGCTATGCACCTTCGGGGAAGTTCGTACTCGGTGAGGAGGCGATCGCGCCGGCCCAATACCCGGACCTGCAGGCGCTGCTGGTGGCAGGCGTACTCTGCAACGACGCTACGCTGCAGTTCTCCGGTGCCCAAGACGATCGTGCCCCCGACACCAGCGGCGAACGCGGTGAGTGGCAAGTGTTTGGCGATCCGACTGAAGGGGCGTTGCTGGTGCTGGGAGCGAAGGCTGGCTTCGCTAATCCCACTCTCGACGGGCGCTACCAACGCCTCTCCGAATTTCCCTTCGACTCGGAACGCAAGCGCATGAGCGCAATCTGCCGCGCGACCGATGCCGACGTACCGAGATCGGAGCAAGCCTTGGTCCTCTTTGCCAAAGGGTCGCCGGAGAGTCTGCTGGCTCGCTGCACGGTCTATCAGGCGGGTGAGGACGCGATTGCTCTGGACGAACGGGAACGCGATCGCATCCTGGCAGCCAATGCGGACATGGCCGATCGCGGGCTGCGGGTACTGGGCTTTGCTTACAAGCCATTAGATGTGGAACCGGCCGATGCAGATGCGGCTGAAACCGATTTGGTGTGGTTGGGGTTAGCCGGGATGATGGATGCCGCCCGACCGGAAGCGCGCCCGGCCGTGGACAGGTGTATTGCTGCCGGCATCCGGCCGGTCATGATCACGGGAGACCACCCGCTGACCGCGCACGCGATCGCTCAGCAGTTGGGCATCGCGCGGCCGGGCGACCAGGTGTTGACCGGTCCCGAATTGGCCAAAATGTCCGATGGCGATCTCAAAGCTGCCGTCGATCGCACCAGCGTCTACGCCCGCGTCTCGCCCGAACACAAACTCCGGATTGTGGAAGCATTGCAGCAGCGTGGGTGCTTCGTAGCCATGACCGGCGATGGCGTCAACGACGCACCAGCCCTCAAGCGTGCCGACATCGGGATTGCGATGGGAATTACCGGCACCGATGTCAGTAAAGAAGCCAGCGACATGGTGTTGCTCGACGACAACTTTGCCACGATCGTCGCCGCCACTGAAGAAGGCCGCGTCGTCTACGACAATATCCGTCGCTTCATTAAATACATTCTTGGCAGTAATGTCGGCGAGGTACTGACGATCGCCGCGGCCCCCCTCATCGGCCTCGGGGACGTCCCGCTCGTCCCGTTGCAGATCCTGTGGATGAATCTCGTCACCGACGGGTTGCCGGCTCTGGCACTGGCCGTCGAGCCGGCAAACCCGGACATTATGAAGCGATCGCCGTTCGACCCCGGGGAAAGCATTTTCGCGCGCGGGCTGGGCTGGTACATCATCCGCGTTGGCATTGTTTTTGCCCTGTTTACAATCGTTTTGATGAGCTGGTCCTACGGGCAGGCGCAAGGCTCGGCAAACCCCGAGAGTTGGAAAACTATGGTGTTCACAACCCTCTGCATTGCGCAGATGGGACACGCGATTGCAGTGCGATCGGACAAGCCTGCGTTCGAAATGAATCCGTTCTCCAATCCCTACCTACTGGCGGCAGTGTCGATCACGACCGTGTTGCAATTGATGTTGGTTTACGTGCCACCGCTTCAGGCATTCTTCGGCACACATCGGCTGAGCCTAGTCCAGCTCGGGATTTGTCTCGGCTTCAGCACGCTCGTGTTCGTATGGGTCGAACTAGAAAAGCTGTTCCTGCGCTGGTGGCGATCGCGCCGTCGCCTTCGAGCGTAA
- a CDS encoding glutamine synthetase III family protein gives MSGNMARVQAIRQIVNRDSKPPKPPERLKDIWAENVFNLDKMQASLPKAVFKSIKKTILTGEKLDLSVADAVATAMRDWAMAKGALYYAHVFYPMTNLTAEKHDGFISVQGNGNVTSEFSGKVLVQGEPDGSSFPNGGIRDTFEARGYTAWDVTSPAYIMETDNGSTLCIPTVFVSWTGEALGKKVPLLRSIAAMDKAANKVLGLLGHKDIAHVNSSCGAEQEYFLVDANFANQRPDLLLAGRTLFGKPPAKGQEFDDHYFGAIPERIQVFMQDVETTLYKLGIPAKTRHNEVAPGQFEIAPHFEAANVASDHQQTIMTVLKHTAKKHGLTCLLHEKPFAGINGSGKHVNWSVGNSTQGNLLDPGDSPHENAQFLVFCGAVIRGVHKYGPLMRAAIATSSNDHRLGANEAPPAIMSVYLGSQLEEVFEQIKTGTVTESTQKGVMDLGVDVLPHLTKDAGDRNRTSPFAFTGNRFEFRAVGSSQSVSGPLIVLNTMLADSLEWVGNRLESELSKGLELNTAILTVLKEIMEEHGVVIFGGNGYSEEWHKMAVEERGLANLPTSADALPTLKEEYIEDLFQKTGVLTPVELESRFEVYAEQYILSIEVEAKLAMDMAKTMIYPAAVEYLSQLSSTITSLAGLGIHFEKESAQKVADLTKSMVEATDKLSTALTKHDFQSTEAHMQHCATTIRPLMDTVRSYVDALEGEVADSFWPLPTYQEMLFIK, from the coding sequence ATGAGTGGAAATATGGCTCGCGTTCAAGCAATTCGTCAGATTGTCAACCGCGATTCAAAGCCTCCTAAGCCCCCAGAGCGCTTGAAAGATATCTGGGCGGAGAACGTCTTTAATCTCGACAAAATGCAGGCCAGTCTGCCCAAGGCTGTCTTCAAGTCGATCAAGAAAACCATTCTCACCGGCGAGAAGCTCGATCTTTCTGTCGCCGATGCCGTTGCCACCGCTATGAGAGACTGGGCAATGGCCAAAGGGGCACTTTACTACGCTCACGTGTTTTATCCCATGACGAACCTGACGGCTGAGAAGCACGATGGTTTCATCTCCGTGCAGGGAAACGGCAATGTCACCTCGGAGTTCTCCGGCAAAGTGCTGGTGCAGGGCGAGCCGGACGGTTCTTCCTTCCCTAATGGCGGTATTCGAGACACCTTCGAAGCCCGGGGATACACGGCATGGGATGTAACTAGTCCTGCCTACATCATGGAAACGGACAATGGGTCGACGTTATGCATTCCCACTGTTTTCGTGTCTTGGACGGGTGAAGCATTGGGCAAAAAGGTGCCGCTCCTGCGCTCTATTGCCGCGATGGACAAGGCTGCCAATAAGGTCTTGGGACTTTTGGGTCATAAGGATATTGCCCACGTAAACTCTAGCTGCGGAGCCGAGCAAGAATACTTTTTGGTAGATGCCAATTTTGCCAACCAGCGTCCCGATCTGCTCTTGGCCGGGCGAACGCTATTTGGCAAACCACCGGCTAAAGGTCAAGAATTTGACGACCATTACTTTGGTGCGATTCCCGAGCGGATTCAAGTCTTCATGCAGGACGTAGAGACAACCCTTTACAAGCTGGGGATACCTGCCAAAACCAGACACAACGAGGTCGCGCCCGGTCAATTTGAAATCGCCCCTCACTTTGAAGCGGCGAATGTGGCTAGCGATCACCAGCAAACCATCATGACGGTTCTCAAGCACACGGCAAAGAAGCACGGGCTGACTTGCTTGCTGCACGAAAAACCCTTTGCCGGCATCAACGGTTCCGGGAAACATGTCAACTGGTCTGTGGGTAATTCGACCCAAGGAAACTTGCTCGACCCAGGTGACTCTCCCCACGAGAACGCTCAATTCCTCGTTTTCTGCGGTGCAGTCATTCGCGGCGTTCACAAGTACGGACCGCTCATGCGGGCGGCGATCGCCACGTCCAGCAACGATCACAGACTGGGAGCAAACGAGGCACCGCCTGCCATCATGTCGGTTTACTTGGGATCGCAGCTCGAAGAAGTCTTCGAGCAAATTAAAACCGGGACGGTTACCGAGTCGACGCAGAAAGGCGTGATGGACCTGGGGGTTGACGTGTTGCCGCACCTCACTAAAGATGCCGGCGATCGCAACCGGACGTCGCCTTTCGCATTTACCGGCAACCGCTTTGAGTTCCGGGCTGTCGGCTCGAGCCAGTCGGTATCGGGTCCGTTGATCGTATTGAATACTATGCTGGCGGACTCTTTGGAGTGGGTCGGCAACCGGTTGGAATCCGAATTGTCTAAGGGTCTCGAACTCAATACGGCGATTCTCACGGTGCTCAAGGAAATCATGGAAGAGCACGGTGTTGTGATCTTCGGGGGCAATGGCTATTCCGAAGAGTGGCACAAGATGGCAGTTGAAGAGCGCGGCTTAGCAAACCTGCCCACCTCTGCCGATGCATTGCCGACGCTGAAGGAAGAATACATCGAAGACTTGTTCCAGAAGACCGGAGTGCTCACGCCAGTCGAGCTAGAAAGTCGTTTCGAGGTTTACGCCGAGCAATATATTCTTTCCATCGAGGTGGAAGCCAAGCTGGCGATGGACATGGCCAAGACCATGATTTACCCGGCAGCCGTCGAGTATCTGTCGCAGCTGTCTTCTACCATCACGTCTTTGGCGGGGTTGGGCATCCACTTCGAAAAAGAGAGTGCTCAGAAAGTTGCCGACTTAACGAAGTCTATGGTTGAGGCAACGGATAAGTTGAGTACCGCTCTAACCAAGCACGATTTCCAGAGCACGGAAGCTCACATGCAGCACTGCGCGACAACGATCCGTCCGCTGATGGATACGGTTCGCAGCTACGTCGATGCACTTGAAGGTGAAGTAGCTGACAGTTTCTGGCCGCTGCCAACTTATCAGGAAATGCTGTTCATCAAGTAA
- a CDS encoding DUF4330 domain-containing protein: MTFIDSKGRLFGKLSIIDVCAIVAIALVVFGIFFFPSTTGSVAQLSGTQPIEVDVMIQGLSVRDPDALLKELQAADSTDIIIRKQPYGRVDLISVELVPSTVYVPLPDGSVVAKPDPRPKEQFSTTWLVTIGGEAQVTQSGFVLGNNKVKIGTPVELEGRDYNFRGSIIAVRSLVA; this comes from the coding sequence ATGACCTTTATTGACTCCAAAGGGCGGCTTTTCGGCAAACTCAGCATCATCGACGTCTGCGCGATCGTCGCGATCGCCCTCGTGGTCTTCGGCATCTTCTTCTTCCCCAGTACGACTGGCTCGGTAGCCCAATTGAGCGGTACGCAGCCCATTGAAGTTGACGTAATGATTCAAGGCTTGAGCGTGCGCGACCCCGACGCTCTGTTAAAGGAATTGCAGGCTGCCGACTCTACCGACATCATCATCCGCAAGCAGCCCTACGGTCGCGTGGATCTTATCTCCGTAGAACTCGTACCGAGCACTGTTTACGTGCCACTCCCTGACGGCAGTGTTGTTGCCAAACCCGACCCGCGCCCGAAAGAGCAGTTCAGCACGACATGGCTGGTGACGATCGGCGGCGAGGCACAGGTCACCCAAAGCGGTTTTGTTCTCGGGAATAACAAAGTGAAGATCGGGACGCCCGTGGAGCTTGAAGGACGAGACTACAACTTCCGGGGCAGTATTATTGCGGTGCGCTCACTGGTGGCGTAA